In the Sedimentisphaera cyanobacteriorum genome, CTTTTCTGATAGAAAGATGATACCCTCTAACTTTCACCTCAATCGGATCGCCGAGCGGGGCAACCCTCTCCACCTCAATAACAGCGCCTCTGCCGATGCCCATCTCAGCAAAACGCTTTAAGACTGTTGAATTTTTCAGCCTTCTTACAACGCATTTGCTGCCTATCGGAATATCAGACAAAGTAATTTCCTCGGAGCTGCCCCTGAGCCTCTGCTTCTCTTCTTTTAAGCGGCCGATCCCCTCGGTAAGACATCCGTCGCAGTTTCCCGAGCTGCAGAGAAGGTTTTTGTCAAAGTATTCTTGAAATTTCTTTATTATATCGTTTCCGCATCGCGGGCAGGCCTGAATAAATTCAGTGAAGCAGATTAGACGCTTAACCAGGTCTTCCGATATAACATGCTCCATGCTGCAGGCACCTTGTTCTGCTGTGTCTTGGTCTGCCCCGAGGATCTCCACAAAGAAATCCCTGAGTATTTCACGCTTTCGAACAATTTCCTTCGCTTCCTGCCTGCCTTTGGGGGTAAGCGTTATCACTTCGTAAGGCTTGTAGTTTATGTGCCCTGTCTGCGCCAGAGACTTCAGCGCAATCGTTACAGACCCCGCCTTAACATTCAGCTTAGCGGCAATGTCCTTCGCCCTGACGGCTCCCTTTTCTGCTATTATAGTGAATATGGCTTCCAGATAATCTTCCAGACTGGCCGACAATTCTTTATCTTTGCTCATTTTTTCTCCCGCAATCAAGAAGCCTAATATAATAAGTTTTGCCTTAAAATGTCAATCTCAAAATTTCTCCCGCAATTGAGAAGTGTGCAGCAGTATTTTTTTTGGCAATATGCAAATCATCATGCTGCAATGCTATGCAGTATTTATTATCTATTTACTGAGCCAGCGGTTCGCTGCTTAATAATGCAGCGTCGTACAGCGGTGGAGCGCAAGCTCCCGCTAGGATAGCGAAACGTGAAGAGCCGGCGGTAAGCGAAAAATCTTCTCTAAAAGAATGCCTAGCGGGTCCGCCACGGCGAACACCGCTGTAGTACGGGAGATGTTAAACAACGCAGATATTTTTATGAATGTAAAGCATTTCTGTAAAACAACTTACAAAAAATCCTTCGCGCCCCTTCGCTCCCTTCGCGGTTTAAACAAATTACCCGCCGAAAAATCCTGTCAATCCTGTCAATCCTGTAAATCCCGTCAAAAAATTCTCCCCTCCATTTCCGCTCCGTCTGCTGCCCACTTATTCCGTCCCGTCTGTCCGCCGCAGGAAGTTTACGTTCATTGGTAAACCATTGCGAGGTGTTAATATCAATCGGATGGCACCGCTGTGCTCGATGAAATCTGTGTTTGATAGCTTCTGTTAATAAATGAGCTGCATCCTGAGCCCCATTATAAACGCATCGCTTACATCCTGCCCGCCCGGATTGGAAACATACTGCAGGTTCGGGCTCAAGACAAAAGAAGACGAGAACTGGAAGCTGTAATACCATTCCATAACACTTTCATAATCGTTTAGATAAGTTTGGCTTGCTTGGTCGCTGAAAAAGCCTCTGGAATAACCAATCCCGAGGATATCCTCATCTCTGGTATCGATAAGGCCGGCAGCCTGAACACCGAAACTGAAAAAATTTGTAACCGAATTGTACTCGCTGTCTGCCCAGCCCCAGCGGAAGAATCCTCCCAGACCCTGAGAATCGTCAGGGTCCTGATTTTCTTTAATCAGCATCTGATCGCAGCTTATATAAAAGCCCGTATCCTCGGAGGTGCTTTTTGATGCTGCAAAGCCGGTCTTATCCTGCCGGTCAACCCATAATCCTGCCCTGTATGTCCCGGGCAAATTGCCTTTGGCTGAACTGAGGCTGATGGATTTTCCTGTTTCCAATGCGTAAAAATAGGCTGGTTCATCGTTAAAAGCAGTATCAAAGCCGCTGGCTCTGCTGTCTGCCTGTGCATCAGCAGCCCCGCCCATCAGATACCATGAATCGGTAATATCCCAGCTTGCCGCAATACCAAGCCCTTGTTCAGGAAACGG is a window encoding:
- a CDS encoding carbohydrate porin → MNIGKLDFTGIFDASEYADDECSQFLNASLVDDPAIPFPEQGLGIAASWDITDSWYLMGGAADAQADSRASGFDTAFNDEPAYFYALETGKSISLSSAKGNLPGTYRAGLWVDRQDKTGFAASKSTSEDTGFYISCDQMLIKENQDPDDSQGLGGFFRWGWADSEYNSVTNFFSFGVQAAGLIDTRDEDILGIGYSRGFFSDQASQTYLNDYESVMEWYYSFQFSSSFVLSPNLQYVSNPGGQDVSDAFIMGLRMQLIY
- a CDS encoding metal-dependent transcriptional regulator, which translates into the protein MSKDKELSASLEDYLEAIFTIIAEKGAVRAKDIAAKLNVKAGSVTIALKSLAQTGHINYKPYEVITLTPKGRQEAKEIVRKREILRDFFVEILGADQDTAEQGACSMEHVISEDLVKRLICFTEFIQACPRCGNDIIKKFQEYFDKNLLCSSGNCDGCLTEGIGRLKEEKQRLRGSSEEITLSDIPIGSKCVVRRLKNSTVLKRFAEMGIGRGAVIEVERVAPLGDPIEVKVRGYHLSIRKDEAIYIIVEKQ